From a region of the Lactuca sativa cultivar Salinas chromosome 4, Lsat_Salinas_v11, whole genome shotgun sequence genome:
- the LOC128133367 gene encoding uncharacterized protein LOC128133367: protein MKETETIDEYAGKISAMISKFGSTGAILEDEELVRKLFDTVPEKFINLVASIEQICDMESMSFEETIRHLKAYEDRLRLRKASTQADNALLLAKAEGTSTHQSPSKPNTPGGRGRGGNNNRGGRGSSRGRGSTHGRELGHFASECKTKKQQDQEVNLATDEEGPALLLTVCGEETSSMVLLNEEKVYSGHLRESEDENMWYLDNGASNHMTGSKSLFAELNENVTGQVRFGDGSKVQIKGKGTLLLTVRMVMNSSFLRFTTYQLFTATS, encoded by the exons ATGAAGGAAACAGAAACCATAGATGAGTATGCAGGAAAAATCTCAGCTATGATTTCTAAATTTGGGAGTACAGGGGCAATATTGGAAGATGAAGAGTTGGTAAGAAAGCTATTTGATACAGTCCCAGAAAAGTTTATAAACTTGGTGGCATCAATTGAGCAAATTTGTGACATGGAATCAATGTCATTTGAAGAAACAATTAGGCATTTGAAGGCTTATGAAGACCGACTCCGGCTCCGGAAGGCAAGCACACAGGCAGATAATGCCCTGCTACTTGCCAAGGCAGAAGGCACATCAACCCACCAGAGTCCAAGTAAGCCAAACACACCAGGTGGTCGAGGAAGGGGTGGAAATAATAACCGGGGAGGAAGAGGCAGCTCACGAGGGCGAGGATCGACTCATGGTAGAG AACTTGGCCACTTTGCATCTGAATGCAAGACAAAGAAGCAGCAGGACCAGGAGGTGAATCTGGCTACAGATGAAGAAGGTCCTGCCCTCCTACTAACTGTGTGCGGGGAAGAAACATCAAGCATGGTGCTCCTGAATGAAGAAAAAGTGTACTCAGGTCATCTAAGAGAAAGTGAAGATGAAAACATGTGGTATTTGGATAATGGAGCTAGTAATCACATGACTGGCTCCAAATCCTTATTTGCAGAACTCAATGAAAATGTAACGGGACAAGTACGGTTCGGAGATGGGTCCAAGGTCCAAATCAAAGGAAAGGGAACGCTGCTGTTGACTGTAAGAATGGTGATGAATTCATCATTCCTGAGGTTTACTACATACCAGCTTTTCACAGCAACATCATAA